Within Quercus lobata isolate SW786 chromosome 5, ValleyOak3.0 Primary Assembly, whole genome shotgun sequence, the genomic segment TACTGGAGATCCGTGCTCTCGTTTTGTTTAGCCTTGGACTCCAAAGCATCCTCATCTTTACTGGCAACATGAGGAAGAATTCAGCTAGTAAGAAGCTCAGCACTCTTCTATGGCTGACCTACTTGTCAGCAGAGTGGGCTGTGACAGTGTCGCTTAGTGTGCTTTCCAACAATGCAGGAAAGTCTGTGAATCCAGACCTTGTAATTACAGCATTCTGGGCTCCATTTCTTCTCTTGCACCTTGGAGGCCCAGACACCATTACTGCATACTCCTTGGAAGACAACGAGTTGTGGCGCAGGCATGCACTAACGCTAGTCACCCAAGTGACTACAACTGTCTATGTCGTACTTAGGTGCTGGACCAGTACTCCATTAAATTTTCTTGCTATTCCAATCTTTGTTGCTGGGATAATCAAGTCTGGAGAGAGGATATGGGTTCTGAGGTATGCGAGCAGCGAACACTTCAGAGAGTCCATGACGCATCCAAGTTATCGCATGTCAAAGAAGTCTCCCAGCTATGTGTTAGGTTTGCAATTCAACGTGCCTGTTAACGATCCTTTTGAAAATGCAGACATTTTACAGAACGCCTacaatttcttcaaaattttcaagcagTTGTTGGCAGATGTCATCGTTAACTTCCATGATATTGAGAACAGCCGAATCATCATCAAGAATGTATCATCAGAAGACACTTTCAAAATGATTGAAATCGAGCTTGGATTCATCTATGATGTGTTCCACTCAAAAGCAGTCGTGCTTTATTCATTTGTGATGGATGGCTTCTCTGGTTGCTTCACTCTTTGCTGCATCAGTCTCCGTTGCATCAATTTCTTATCAATTAGTTCTGTATCCATGGCCTTCTTGATCACCGAAAAGCATGATTACTCAAGAGTGTCCGTGATTATCACTTATGTATTGCTAACAGGAGCAATCATCCTTGAGCTCTACGCACTTATATTACAACTATGCTCTGACTGGACAATGCTATGGCTGAGTAGGCGTAATCTCTTACATAAGGGCATTTTGTCATTTCTACTTACTAAAAAGAAGAGGTGGTGTAATACCATGCAACAGTACAACATAATAAGCATTAGCCTTCAAGATATTCCTGCCAAGAGAAGTTTTATCATGAAGGTCTCATCCTTTCTTTGGAAATGTATCCAGAAGGTCTTATGCATTCATGGATTATTGGAGAAGCATCGGCACAGGTCATCGAAAAAAGTTCTTCCAGTACACTTGAAACAAGTGATCCTCGACCAGCTTCAACACAAATTAGAATCAGCTATGTATGATGGGAAGAAATTATGTGCTTACAGGGGTGACTGGGTGTTTCAAAATGCAAAATCTCTTGATAATATCGGTAGAGGAGATAGAGACACAATCAAAGGTGCAATTGAGGTAGAATTTGATGAAAGCATTCTGCTCTGGCATATTGCAACAAATCTGTGTTTCTATTCTAATGATCAGGAGCAAGACTTGGATGATTGTAAAGATTACCGTGATACTAGCAATCTGTTATCCAACTATATGCTGTATCTTCTTGTATTTTGCCCCCTCATGCTGCCCAATGGGATTGGACATATCAGGTTTCATGGCACACGAGCTGAGGCCATTGAATTTTTCTACAATTTAAATGAGGATATTGCTGGCAGAACTTTAGGTTGCAAAGAAGAAATTGCTTGTAAAAAATTACTCAATGTCAAAAATATTCCTCCAACAAGGGagcaacaagaaaaaaaaaagttattgctTCCCAATGCACATAAACTTGCTCATTCCTTGCTATGTATTGAAAACAAGTGGGAGTTTATTTGTCATGTGTGGATTGAAATGCTGGGTTATGCTGCTAGTCATTGTCAATGGAATCAACATGCTCAACAGCTCACCCAAGGTGGAGAGCTCCTAACTCATGTGTGGCTTCTTATGGCACATCTTGGTATTACTGAACAGTTTAAATTTCAGGCAGGAAAGAGCTAAGTTGACTGTGAAGTGAAGTTGTGAACTGAAATTTGCCTCCAATAAAGGAA encodes:
- the LOC115989836 gene encoding uncharacterized protein LOC115989836; protein product: MQIIPPSVSKLWSLLEIRALVLFSLGLQSILIFTGNMRKNSASKKLSTLLWLTYLSAEWAVTVSLSVLSNNAGKSVNPDLVITAFWAPFLLLHLGGPDTITAYSLEDNELWRRHALTLVTQVTTTVYVVLRCWTSTPLNFLAIPIFVAGIIKSGERIWVLRYASSEHFRESMTHPSYRMSKKSPSYVLGLQFNVPVNDPFENADILQNAYNFFKIFKQLLADVIVNFHDIENSRIIIKNVSSEDTFKMIEIELGFIYDVFHSKAVVLYSFVMDGFSGCFTLCCISLRCINFLSISSVSMAFLITEKHDYSRVSVIITYVLLTGAIILELYALILQLCSDWTMLWLSRRNLLHKGILSFLLTKKKRWCNTMQQYNIISISLQDIPAKRSFIMKVSSFLWKCIQKVLCIHGLLEKHRHRSSKKVLPVHLKQVILDQLQHKLESAMYDGKKLCAYRGDWVFQNAKSLDNIGRGDRDTIKGAIEVEFDESILLWHIATNLCFYSNDQEQDLDDCKDYRDTSNLLSNYMLYLLVFCPLMLPNGIGHIRFHGTRAEAIEFFYNLNEDIAGRTLGCKEEIACKKLLNVKNIPPTREQQEKKKLLLPNAHKLAHSLLCIENKWEFICHVWIEMLGYAASHCQWNQHAQQLTQGGELLTHVWLLMAHLGITEQFKFQAGKS